CATCCCCTCCTCCTCCGCCTTGCCCGCGACCCGCGACAGGGTGTCGATCAGCACGTCGAGCCGACCCGGTTCGTGGTTCTCGGGCGTAGGGTCATAGGACCCCGCCGGGTTCAGGCTGCCGGTCCGGATTAATACGTTGTGAGCCCTGAGTGCCCGGCCTGCTTCGATGCCGCGGTAAATGGTCTGTAAAACCCGGTCACGCACCGATCCGTCCGGGTCGAACAGGCACTCGCGGTAGCCGATGCCGAACTGGGCCAGCTCCAGACCCAGCTCATCATAGAGCGCGTTGACCCGGTTGCAGTCCGCCGGCGTCAGCTCGTCCAGTACCTCACCGGGACCGTGGTAGCAGACCGAGGTGACGCCCTGGTCCAGGCCCTTCTTCAATACCTCAGCCGTGACGGCCCGGGGATCCCCCGGCGCGAAACCCACGACGCCCAGTCGCATGTAACCGTCCTTTACGTACCCGCTTGATCCGATCCGGACCGCGCGCTACGCGATGCCGCGCGCCTCGTTCTTCCGCCCGGCGTCCTTTCAGTTCCCGATGACCACCAGCACGTCGTTCTTGTCTACCGTGTCCCCTTCGCCGATCCGGATATCCTTGACCGTGCCGCCCGCATGAGCCCGTAGTTCGTTCTCCATCTTCATGGCTTCGATGACGACCACACCGTGGCCGGTCTCCACCGTATCGCCCACCGCAACGGAAATCGACACGACGCGGCCGGGCATGGGCGCCTTGATCTGTTCGCCCCCGGCGCGTCGCCGGGTCTTGACCTGGCCGCGCAACCG
This DNA window, taken from Gemmatimonadota bacterium, encodes the following:
- a CDS encoding TIM barrel protein, with amino-acid sequence MRLGVVGFAPGDPRAVTAEVLKKGLDQGVTSVCYHGPGEVLDELTPADCNRVNALYDELGLELAQFGIGYRECLFDPDGSVRDRVLQTIYRGIEAGRALRAHNVLIRTGSLNPAGSYDPTPENHEPGRLDVLIDTLSRVAGKAEEEGMTIVIETHVLTIMGSPEINRQVIEAVGSDRLRVVMDFVNHFQSLDQAYHSTERLNHIFDVMGPISTVCHIKDLSVEPGFVLHMNEEVPGAGVLDLVTAVRRWEEVQPEGYMLVEHLPEDKIPTAVANVRRIAAEAGVEIF